In Sphingobium sp. B2D3C, a genomic segment contains:
- a CDS encoding NAD(P)H-dependent glycerol-3-phosphate dehydrogenase, with amino-acid sequence MNAAGPIGVLGGGAWGTALAQVLAEGGSDVLLWARNGAVVEAINTRRQNETYLPGQPLSPRIRATQAPGDLAGAGALLVVTPSQSMRAVLSQFAPQGQSLILCSKGIEAGSHLLMHEVAREVMPGSPVAVLSGPTFAHEVAAGLPTAVTLAAEEEALARLLADVIARPTFRPYVSDDVVGAEIGGAVKNVLAIACGVVEGAGLGQNARAALIARGFAEMTRFGLARGGRPETMAGLSGLGDLVLTCSSTRSRNYALGYGLGQGQSPDALLAHRHTVAEGASTAPVLHEAARAQGIDMPVTEAVCALLSGASRVDDVIAALLARPLRAE; translated from the coding sequence ATGAACGCGGCAGGGCCAATCGGCGTGCTCGGTGGTGGCGCCTGGGGTACGGCGCTGGCGCAGGTGCTGGCGGAAGGGGGCAGCGACGTGCTGCTCTGGGCGCGCAATGGCGCGGTGGTGGAGGCGATCAACACGCGCCGCCAGAATGAGACCTATCTGCCCGGCCAGCCCCTCTCGCCGCGCATTCGGGCGACGCAGGCGCCGGGCGATCTCGCCGGCGCCGGGGCGCTGCTGGTGGTGACGCCCTCCCAATCAATGCGCGCCGTTCTCTCCCAGTTCGCGCCGCAGGGCCAGTCGCTGATTCTCTGCTCGAAAGGAATCGAGGCCGGGTCGCACTTGCTGATGCATGAAGTCGCCCGCGAGGTGATGCCCGGCTCGCCGGTGGCGGTGCTCTCGGGCCCGACCTTCGCGCATGAGGTCGCCGCCGGCCTGCCGACGGCTGTCACGCTCGCTGCTGAGGAAGAAGCGCTGGCGCGGCTGCTGGCGGATGTGATCGCGCGACCGACCTTCCGGCCCTATGTCTCCGACGATGTGGTGGGCGCCGAGATCGGCGGCGCGGTCAAGAATGTCCTCGCCATTGCCTGCGGCGTGGTCGAGGGCGCGGGACTGGGGCAGAATGCCCGTGCGGCCCTGATTGCGCGCGGTTTCGCGGAAATGACCCGTTTCGGCCTCGCGCGGGGCGGGCGGCCGGAGACGATGGCCGGCCTGTCGGGTCTCGGCGATCTGGTGCTGACCTGTTCCTCGACCCGGTCCCGCAATTATGCGCTGGGCTATGGGCTGGGGCAGGGGCAATCCCCCGATGCGCTGCTGGCCCATCGCCATACGGTGGCCGAGGGGGCCTCGACGGCACCGGTGCTGCACGAAGCGGCGCGCGCACAGGGCATCGATATGCCCGTCACGGAAGCGGTCTGCGCGCTTCTTTCCGGCGCGTCGCGCGTTGACGATGTGATCGCCGCGCTACTGGCCCGGCCGTTACGCGCCGAATGA